GCTCGGCGCGGCATGGCTCTCGCGAATGCGGATGGCGCAGTAGCCGAAGCGGTCGGCGGCGATCGCCAGGCCCATGGCCGCGGCCACCGCCGGCACGGTGGCGGCGATGCGCGCCTGGATCCGCTGCATGTCCGCCGCCGGCAGGTTGCCGATCACGCCATCGTGGAACTTCTCGGCGCCTTCCAGGAAGCGCAGCAGGCCGTCGGGAATGTCGCCGTCGCCCAGGAAGCCGCGGACTACGGCGTAGCCGTGCCGGTGCAGCGCCTCGGCGATGTCGGTGCTGGGCATGGGGTAGGTTCCTCGGAAGCTGCGGTGCCGCGGGCCGCGCTCACGCTATCTCAAAAACAGATGGCAGTGGTGAAAAAAATGCGTTTGAACGATCGCTGCCGCCGCCACAGACTGCGCCCCTCTCTTCGATCCGGTTCCCTTCCATGGACACGACCTCGCATCCGCCGATACGCCGCGGCCTGGTGTTGCTGATGGCCACCGCCACCGGCCTGGCGGTGGCCAGCAACTACTACGCGCAGCCGCTGCTGGAGGTACTGGCGCAGACCTTCGCCATCGACGTGCGCCATGCCGGCGCGGTGGTCACCACCGCGCAGCTGGCCTATGCCGCCGGCCTGCTGTTCCTGGTGCCGCTGGGCGACCGCTTCGAGCGCCGCAGCCTGATCGTCGGGCTGTATGCGCTCAGCGCGGTCGGCCTGCTGGTCAGCGCGATGGCGCACAGCTTCGCGCTGCTGCTGCTGGGCACGCTGATCACCGGCCTGAGTTCGGTGGCGGCGCAGATCCTGGTGCCGTTCGCCGCGACGCTGGCCGCGCCGCACGAGCGCGGCCGGGTCATCGGCACGGTGATGAGCGGGCTGCTGCTGGGCATCCTGCTGGCGCGCACGGTGTCCGGCCTGCTGGCCGGGATCGGCGGCTGGCACACCGTGTACTGGGTGGCGGCGGCGCTGATCCTGGTGGTGTTGGGCCTGCTGTGGCGCGGCCTGCCGCGGCATCCGGGCAATCCGCAGCTGTCCTATCCGCACCTGATCGGCTCGGTGCTGGCGCTGCTGCGCGACGAGCCGGTGCTGCGCGCGCGGGCGGTGCTGGGTGGGCTGATCTTCGCCGGTTTCAGCATGTTCTGGACCACGTTGGCGTTCCTGCTGTCCGGCCCGGACTACCGCTACGGCACCGCAACCATCGGTCTGTTCGGGTTGATCGGTGCGGCCGGCGCGTTCGCCGCCAACCTGTCCGGCAAGCTGTCCGACCGCGGTGCCGGCCATCTGGTCGGCTGGGGTGGCCTGGTCATGCTGCTGCTGTCGTGGTTGCTGCTGCTCGGCGCGCCGCACTCGCTGTGGCTGCTGATCGCCGGGGTGGTGCTGCTGGACGTGGCGGTGCAGGGCGTGCACATCGGCAACCAGAGCGTGATCTACCAACTGGATCCGGCCGCGCGCAACCGCATCACCTCGGCTTACGTCACCTGCTACTTCATCGGCGGTGCGATCGGCTCCAGCCTCGGCACCGCGGCCTATGCCTACGCCGGCTGGCGCGGGGTGGCGATCGGTGGTGCGGCGCTGGCGGTGGCGGCGCTGCTGTGGATGGGCCTCAGCGTGCGGCCGGGGCGGCAAGCGCCGGCGCCGGCGGCACCGGTGCGGCACTGACCGCCTGCGCGGCGGCGCGCAGCTTGGGCAGCAGGCGCAGGGTCAGCGCGAGCTGGTTGCGCACCAGCCGGCGCTTGGCCTCGTCGATGCCGTCCTCGCGCTCCAGCGCCTCGGCCAGGGCGATCTCGGCGGGTTCGTCGGCGGCCGGTAGCGTGCGTCGCTCGGCCAGTGCGTCGGCCAACGCGCCCAGCGCCTGCGGCAGGTAGTCGCCGGCGCGGGCGATGTCCGGATCGGTCTCGCCGGCCAGCGCGGCGCGGTGCGCGCCCAGCGCCGACAGGTAGCCGAGCAGGGTGTTGGACAGGGCCAGGAAGCGGAAGCCGGCATCCAGGTTGCGGCGGTAGCGGCCGGGTTCGCGCAGCATGTTCGACAGCGCCACCGACAGCGCGGCGTCGGCGTTGTGCATGTCGCGGCGGGCGATGCGGTAGGGCAGGTCGTCGCGCATGCCGCTGCGGTACTGCTCCAGCACCTGCGCCAGGTAGCGCGCGCTGCTGGACAGCACCGTCGCCAGCACCTGGTGGAGGCGCCGGCCCTGCCAGTCCGGCAGGATCAGGAACGAGGCGGCGGCGGCGATCGCGCAGCCGATCAGGGTGTCGAGCAGGCGCGGCCAGATCAGCATGAAGCCGTCGCCGATCAGGTTGAAGCAGAACAGCGCCATCACCGTGATCGCCGCGGTGGCGAGCATGTAGCGGTCGGTGCGGGTGACGAAGAACACCAGGGTGCCGAGCAGGGCGAACAGCAACTGCAGTTCGGTGCCGGGGAACAGCTGCATCAGTGCCCACGCCGCGCCCAGGCCGATCAGGGTGCCGGCCATGCGCTGAACCAGGCGCAGGCGGGTGGCGCCGTAGTTGGGGCGGCACACGAAGGCGGTGGTCAGCAGGATCCAGTAGCCGTTGCTGGCATGGATCGACTGCATGACGACGTAGCCCACCACCAGCGCGATGGCCATGCGCAGGCCGTGCCGGAACAGCACCGAGCCGGGCGTGAGCTGCTGGCCGAGGCGCCGCAGCATCTCGCGCAGGGTGTGCGGCGAGGAGTCGCGCAGGCGGGTATCGAGGGTATCGCTGGTGGTATCCGATTGCGCGGCCTCGGCCAGGCGCCGCTCGATGCTGTGCAGGTTGGTCACCAGCAGCTCCAGCGAGCCCAGCAGGCGCGCCTGCCGCGGATCGGCGCGGGCGTGCAGGAAATCCAGCGACTGGCGCAGGTCGGTGGTGGCCTGCTGGGTCTGTTCGCCGTAGTCGAACGGCTGCCGCAGCCGGATCGCCTCGCCCAGCGCCGCGCAGGCCTTGCCCTGCAGGGCCAGCAGGCGCTGGCAGCGGTACAGCACGTCGCTGTGGAAGAACGCGTCGGTCAGCGCCTCGTACGGGTAGTGCGAGGAACTGGCGCGCTCGTGGAAGTCCTGCGCCATGTAGTACAGGCGGAAATACAGGCCCGACTGCACGCCGGGCCGGCCGGAGCGGCCGAAGCGGCTGATGATCGCGGTCTTGGCCGCGTTCAGCGCCGCCACCACCCGCGCGTTCTGCTCGGCCAGCGCCAGCCGCCGCGCGTGCAGGTCGCTCTGCCGCACCGGCTCGAACAGGGCCGCCTTGCACCGCAGGTAGCGGCCCAATTCCAGGTACAGCCGCGACAGCCGCTCGCGTACCGGCCGGTTGGCGAACAGCACCGTCCACAGCACCGACAGCACGCCGTACCAACTGGCGCCCAGCAACAGCAGCGCCACGCCGTGCCAGGCGTCGCCGCCGACATGGCCGTTCTGGTTGCCGTGGTCCAGGCCGATCATCGCGTAGATGGCCAGCGCCACCGTGGCCTGGGCGATCGAAGCGTAGCGTTCGCCGAGCGCGCCGAGCAGGGTCAGGGCAAAGGTGGACAGCGCCAGGCCGGCGGCGAACGGCCACGGATACGGGAACAGCAGCACCACCGCGGCGGCGGCGGCGGCGAAGCACAGCAGCGACAGTAGCACCGACTTGATCCGGCCCAGCCAGTTGTCGTCGGTCTCGGCGATGGCGCTGGCGATGGTGCCCAGGAAGATCGCCGGCACCGCCTCCAGTTGCTGCAGATGCCAGCACACGCCCATCGCCACCGCCAGCGCGATGAACACGCGCAGCCCGTAGCTGGCCTTTTCGTGGGCCCACAGGCGGCTCAGGCGGGTTTCGATCGAGGGGGTCGGCACGGGGACACGATAGCGCACCGTCGCTGTATGCGATCCCCTCTGAAAGGTTGGCTCAGACCGCGAGTTGCCGCAGGCGTGCGTCCAGCAGCGCCGGGAAGCGCTTGTACCAGGTCTGGTTGAGCGGCGAGGGATGCGGCAGCGGGTACAGCGTCACGCGGCGGGTGCGGCGGCCGTCCTCGCTGCGCAGCTCCACCTCGGTCTGCGCCTGGAAGCGGTCCTCGCGCGCCCAGAACGCGTCCAGCGCCGCACGCACCTCGCGCGGCTGGTCGATGCCGAACCACAGGAAGGCCTCGCGGCCGAGGGTGAGGATCGCGTGGCCGCGCCACTGCTCGAGCAGCAGGCGCCGCATCAGCGGGTGGAAGCGCCGCTTCACCGGCATCGACCACGCCTTGTTGCCCACCGGCTTGTACGGCACGGTGTTGAGCCAGAAGGCGACGCGGCCGGCCCTGAGCCCGGCGGCGAAGTCGGGCATCTCCTCGCCGTGGTGCAGGTGCCGGTACAGCGCCTTGCGCACCAGTTGGCCGCCGCTGCCGACGAAGGGTTCGCCGTGTTCCACCTCGCTGCGGCCCGGGTCGCGACCGAGGATGCACACCTTCGCATCGCGGCGGCCCAGGCCGATGATGGGATCGAACGGATCCTTGCCGCAGGCGGCGTAGGCCGCGGTGTCGATGCCGTCGGTCTGCGCGGCGAGCGCGCGGAAGCGGGTGCGGAGAGCGGGAGAGAGGGCCATGGGGCGTGCGCGAACCGGTAGAGGATCAAAGCTAGCGCAGGGGTGATGGAGATTGCGTGGGCGCATTCGCAGGAGCGGCTTCAGCCGCGACCGGCGCTCCCGGTCAGACCCCTGTCGCGGCTCAAGCCGCTCCTACAGGGAGCGGGCTGGGCATCCTTGTGGGAGGGACTTCAGTCCCGACGCGCGACGTTGTCAGCTGTGCTTTGGGCTTCGCTCGTCGCGGCTGAAGCCGCTCCCACACGTGGCGACGTGCTACGCCCCCTGCTCGCGCGCGATCGCGCGCCAGCCGATGTCGTGGCGGTGGAATTCGCTGGCCCAGTGGATCTGCGCCACGCCGGCGTAGGCATGGCGCTGCGCTTCGGCCACGCTCTCGCCCAGCGCCGCCACGCACAGCACGCGGCCGCCGGCGCTGAGCACGCGGCCCTGCGCGTCCAGCGTGGTGCCGGCATGGAACACCTTGGCGTTGGCCGGCACCGCGTCCAGGCCGGTGATCGCTTCGCCGGTGACCGGGGTCTCAGGATACGGCGCCGCCGCCAGCACCACGCCCAGCGACGGGCGCGGATCCCACTGCGCTTCGGTCGCGTGCAGGCGCTCGTCGAGCGCGGCGTCGAGCAGGTCGAGCAGGTCCGACTGCAGGCGCAGCATCACCGGCTGGGTTTCCGGGTCGCCGAAACGCACGTTGAATTCGATCACCTTGGGCGCGCCGCTGGCGTCGATCATCAGCCCGGCGTACAGGAAACCGGTGAACGGCACGCCGTCGGCGCGCATGCCGCGCACGGTCGGTTCCACCACTTCGCGCATCACGCGTGCGTGCACCTCGGGCGTCACCACCGGCGCTGGCGAGTACGCGCCCATGCCGCCGGTGTTGGGGCCGGTGTCGCCGTCGCCGACGCGCTTGTGGTCCTGGCTGGTGGCCATCGGCAACGCGGTGTGGCCGTCGACCATGGAGATGAAGCTGGCTTCCTCGCCGTCGAGGAATTCCTCGATCACCACGCGCGCGCCGGCGTCGCCGAAGGCGTTGCCGGAGAGCATGTCGCGCACCGCGGCCTCGGCCTCGTCCAGCGACATCGCCACGATCACGCCCTTGCCGGCGGCCA
This genomic stretch from Xanthomonas sacchari harbors:
- a CDS encoding MFS transporter, producing MDTTSHPPIRRGLVLLMATATGLAVASNYYAQPLLEVLAQTFAIDVRHAGAVVTTAQLAYAAGLLFLVPLGDRFERRSLIVGLYALSAVGLLVSAMAHSFALLLLGTLITGLSSVAAQILVPFAATLAAPHERGRVIGTVMSGLLLGILLARTVSGLLAGIGGWHTVYWVAAALILVVLGLLWRGLPRHPGNPQLSYPHLIGSVLALLRDEPVLRARAVLGGLIFAGFSMFWTTLAFLLSGPDYRYGTATIGLFGLIGAAGAFAANLSGKLSDRGAGHLVGWGGLVMLLLSWLLLLGAPHSLWLLIAGVVLLDVAVQGVHIGNQSVIYQLDPAARNRITSAYVTCYFIGGAIGSSLGTAAYAYAGWRGVAIGGAALAVAALLWMGLSVRPGRQAPAPAAPVRH
- the yccS gene encoding YccS family putative transporter, which encodes MPTPSIETRLSRLWAHEKASYGLRVFIALAVAMGVCWHLQQLEAVPAIFLGTIASAIAETDDNWLGRIKSVLLSLLCFAAAAAAVVLLFPYPWPFAAGLALSTFALTLLGALGERYASIAQATVALAIYAMIGLDHGNQNGHVGGDAWHGVALLLLGASWYGVLSVLWTVLFANRPVRERLSRLYLELGRYLRCKAALFEPVRQSDLHARRLALAEQNARVVAALNAAKTAIISRFGRSGRPGVQSGLYFRLYYMAQDFHERASSSHYPYEALTDAFFHSDVLYRCQRLLALQGKACAALGEAIRLRQPFDYGEQTQQATTDLRQSLDFLHARADPRQARLLGSLELLVTNLHSIERRLAEAAQSDTTSDTLDTRLRDSSPHTLREMLRRLGQQLTPGSVLFRHGLRMAIALVVGYVVMQSIHASNGYWILLTTAFVCRPNYGATRLRLVQRMAGTLIGLGAAWALMQLFPGTELQLLFALLGTLVFFVTRTDRYMLATAAITVMALFCFNLIGDGFMLIWPRLLDTLIGCAIAAAASFLILPDWQGRRLHQVLATVLSSSARYLAQVLEQYRSGMRDDLPYRIARRDMHNADAALSVALSNMLREPGRYRRNLDAGFRFLALSNTLLGYLSALGAHRAALAGETDPDIARAGDYLPQALGALADALAERRTLPAADEPAEIALAEALEREDGIDEAKRRLVRNQLALTLRLLPKLRAAAQAVSAAPVPPAPALAAPAAR
- a CDS encoding uracil-DNA glycosylase family protein produces the protein MALSPALRTRFRALAAQTDGIDTAAYAACGKDPFDPIIGLGRRDAKVCILGRDPGRSEVEHGEPFVGSGGQLVRKALYRHLHHGEEMPDFAAGLRAGRVAFWLNTVPYKPVGNKAWSMPVKRRFHPLMRRLLLEQWRGHAILTLGREAFLWFGIDQPREVRAALDAFWAREDRFQAQTEVELRSEDGRRTRRVTLYPLPHPSPLNQTWYKRFPALLDARLRQLAV
- the purD gene encoding phosphoribosylamine--glycine ligase, which translates into the protein MKLLVIGSGGREHALAWKLAQSPRVDEVLVAPGNAGTASEAKCRNVAVKVNDLDGLLALAQDEGVALTVVGPEVPLVLGVVDRFRAAGLRIFGPSAAAAQLEGSKAYAKDFLQRHGIPTAFYAVHTEVEAALAYVRAKGAPIVIKADGLAAGKGVIVAMSLDEAEAAVRDMLSGNAFGDAGARVVIEEFLDGEEASFISMVDGHTALPMATSQDHKRVGDGDTGPNTGGMGAYSPAPVVTPEVHARVMREVVEPTVRGMRADGVPFTGFLYAGLMIDASGAPKVIEFNVRFGDPETQPVMLRLQSDLLDLLDAALDERLHATEAQWDPRPSLGVVLAAAPYPETPVTGEAITGLDAVPANAKVFHAGTTLDAQGRVLSAGGRVLCVAALGESVAEAQRHAYAGVAQIHWASEFHRHDIGWRAIAREQGA